DNA sequence from the Thermodesulforhabdus norvegica genome:
GTGTGATAAGAACCCCTTAAATCCAGCGCCACCGGAATTACGGAATAAAAATCTTTTATCTCCTCGTTTTTGGGTTCAAAGAGAAGTTGCTCTAGACCAGCTTTAGCTCCCATCTCGGAGACCGACTGAAGAATACCGGGGATTTCTCTCAACTCCGGAAGAGCCACAAGTAACTCGTCGAGAGCCCTTTGAGCCATTGCCAGTTCTTCTTCGAGCTGTTTGGCCTTTACACTTGCCTGTTTCAGACGTGTAAGCTGCTGGCGTGCCGAAGTTACATCCTGACGAAGGCGTTTTATCGTCTTATCGTAATCACGATAGAAAAAGTACCAGAAGCCTCCTACGATTAAGGCAACCGTCAGCACCATAATTAGAACTTTCCGCCTATTATCGAGATTCTTCAAAGACTCTTCAATTCTGACAAAGGGTGAAACTTTTTCTGCCATGGCACCTCTCACCGTTGCTATCTTTTTGACAATTCTTTTTCTCCGGTTCCTTTCCCGGAAACAACCTGCGAAAAGGGGAGAACCTTTACCTCCATTTCAAAGCTCTTGAGGGCTCTCCCGAGGTACTCATCCGTCTTCGTCCGTATAAGCCTTACACTATCCCTCAGCACATAGGGCGATCCTTCTAATCGTCTGATAAAATCCACTATAACTTCATCACTCTTTGCATAACCTTTGAGGGTCAAAGAGCCGTCGTTATACTGAATTGTCTCGAACCACATAGAATCGCTCGGTGTTAAGACGGCAATCAGTGCAAGGGCCCTCACCGCATAGTCTCTGTCGTTCAGAAGGCTTTTTACTATCTCGCTCCTACGCTTTATCTCCGCCGTTTTTGCTTCCAGTTCTTTAACGAGCTTATCGTACTTCTGGTACAGCTTGATCTCTCTTTCTATCCTTGCTTTTTCTCTGGTTAAACTATTTATTTGACGTTTCTGGTTCC
Encoded proteins:
- a CDS encoding type 4a pilus biogenesis protein PilO, producing MAEKVSPFVRIEESLKNLDNRRKVLIMVLTVALIVGGFWYFFYRDYDKTIKRLRQDVTSARQQLTRLKQASVKAKQLEEELAMAQRALDELLVALPELREIPGILQSVSEMGAKAGLEQLLFEPKNEEIKDFYSVIPVALDLRGSYHTIGLFYDQIAHFERVIRVRSFTLQRPKEGGNLLSVKCDIETYRYLGEQAAQQQTDESKESKKKGSKVKKR
- a CDS encoding PilN domain-containing protein: MIRINLLREKVQKPPSVLWQLWVYLLTVVVVSGLVGYVGWNQKRQINSLTREKARIEREIKLYQKYDKLVKELEAKTAEIKRRSEIVKSLLNDRDYAVRALALIAVLTPSDSMWFETIQYNDGSLTLKGYAKSDEVIVDFIRRLEGSPYVLRDSVRLIRTKTDEYLGRALKSFEMEVKVLPFSQVVSGKGTGEKELSKR